From Thermococcus barophilus MP:
AAAGCCTGTAATCTCTTTTCCTTCGTGAATTATGCAGTAACCAGTGATAACTTCATGAGTCTTCCCACTTAATAGCTTGAGCATTTTCTCCGCTTCTTTTTCATTTTTGGGCTTTCCAAGGACTTTGTTTTCAAGGACAACTATTGTATCAGCTCCAACAACAGTACCTCCCACTCTGTTGTACACTTCCCATGCTTTCTTTCTTGCAACTTCAATTGCCTTCTCTCGTGGGTTTTCCTCAATAACGTTTTCATCAGCGTTGCTCGGCACTACCTTAAAGTTCTCAAAGAATCTCTCCAAAATTTCCCTTCGTCTTGGGCTTTGAGATGCTAATATGAACATCGAAAGGGACTTAAGAACTTAGGATAAAAACCTTTCGGGCGATGATGACAATTTCGCTAGCTGAAGGTGATGACTACCCTCGCAACTGAGCTTTTTCAGCTTCTCTTAATTTCTTTCAATCCCTTCTTTATCTCCTCAAAATCTCTTTCAATCTTGGAAACTCGACCAAAGAATTTCTCAATCGTCTTGAGAACTAAATATATCAACGCCAACCAAAATGTTATATTTCCGATAAAGAAGAGATCGCCCCTATTATCAAGCCAACAGCCATTAAGATTAGAGAACTGATAGCCAAAGACCAGAAAATTTTATCCTTCCACATATTACCACCAGAAATAAAAACAAGAGAAATTTTAAAAAGTTTTCCAAATGTTAAAAAGATTAAAATTCAAAGGGAAGCCCAGATTTCAATTCCTGCTTCCAGCAGACGTTTAAGCTCTCTTCCAATTGGTGTATTTTTGCTCACCTTAACTATGCCCTTCTTTGATGGCGTTGCTGTGAACACATACTGCTCCCCACCGAAGAACTTCAAAGGCCTCTTTGCGTAATCTGGTGAAACTCTCAGGACAATTTGCTTCTTCTTTTCTTCTACCTCAACCGGTATCCTCTCTTTTGGCATCTCCTTCATCTTCTCGTCAAAGCTCCTCACATCAATGCTTATACCCAGCCTCTTCTCAATTTCTGTAATCCTCTTGCCCTTCTTTCCAATTATTGCAGGAATATCGAACTCATCTGCATAGATCACAGCTTTGTGCGGGCTCACAAGCTCAACCTCAGTATAAACATCGGGCAAGAATTTCTTTATTTCCTGCTTTAACCTCTTCTCAGCCAGCTTCATTGCAGGTGGCTTTTCCTTCTTTTTCACTGGAACAACACTTATCTCCTCGCCGTATGTGTAGATCTCATATTCAAGTTCTCCTGTATCAAAGTCTCTAACTTCAATTACCGGTCTCGCCAGGTCCTCTTCGGTCATCCCAGTTGGCACCTTAACCTTATACTCAAGGGTAAGAACCTTATCAACCCTTCCCGCTTTAATGAAGATCACCGTGTCCACTATCTGGGGAATCATGCCCAATTCAACCCTTCCAATGAAACGCTGGATTGCATCTATGGGCTTAGTTGCGTGAACTACACCGATCATGCCAACACCGGCTAATCTTAAATCCGCGTAAATTTTGAAGTCACTTGTCTTTCTCATTTCGTCGAATATCGTGTAATCAGGTCTAACTAAAAGCAGAACATCGCCAGTTTTCTCCATCCTGCCACCAAGCGCTGTGTATTGGGTAATCTCCTCGCTTACTTGCAAGTCTCTCGGCTTTTCCATCGTCTTCACTATCTTGCCCATTGAAGCATAGTACTCAGCCAATGCCTGAGCAAATGTTGTTTTTCCCTCTCCAGGAGCTCCTGCAATCAAAATTCCCTCCGCCTTATCAGTTAGCCTCTCCAAGAGCTTTTCGCTCAGCTCATAATCCTCAATGCTGAGCTTAGTGATTGGCCTCACAGCTGTAATTTCAATTCTGTCGGCAAATGGGGGCTTCGCTATTACAATACGATAGTTTCTGAGCTGAACAACTGTCGCTCCTGGTTCATCAAGTTCAATAAAAGACTCTGGATCCCTTTTTGCCCTCTCAACTATATCATCAGCTATTTCCTCAAGCTCCTCGTCCGTTAAGGGTTCATCCCTAATTGGAACTAAGTGCCATTCCCCGGGCTTTCCCTTCTTGGCTAATGGCTTCACCCCAGCCTTAAGGTGAACGCTCATGGTGTGTTCATCAAAGAAGTCTTCCAAACGGTGTTTTACCTCCTTTCTTCCTGTGAGATACACAACTTCAATTCCCTTGGCTATTGCTATATCCCTTTGAACCTGATCGCCGGTAATGAGAACTGCATTGAGCTCTCTCGCAACTTCCCTCACCATATGGTCTATTTCTCCGGCTTTTGCCCTTCTGATTTGCCAAAGCTCTGGTCTCTCACCATAGAATTCAAGCAAAATTTTATCTCCATCTGCCATTTTTCTTAACTTTTTAAGCTCTTCTAATCCCACATGTCCTATTGCTTTGCCCTCATTAGCTTGATGCTCAATCTCAGCTACAACTGCCTCTGGAATAACCACCTTAACCTTCTCACCCAGAGTCTCTAAGTATTGAGTCAGTCTCCCATCAACAATCACACTTGTGTCTGCTACAAACACTTTCATAATCTCACCCCACAGCCCGTAATTAAATTGATTTATAATCTTTGTCATTCTCTACGGCTAAAACTTCATAAAGGTTTAGGAACACAAGAAATTAAGGTGGGAAAATTGGGAAGGTTGATCTCAATAACCTCCGGTAAAGGAGGAACAGGAAAAACTACCACAACTGCTAACCTCGCAATTGCCCTTGGGAAGCATGGTTATAAAGTGTGTGCGATCGATGCAGATTTAACGATGGCAAATTTGAGTTTAATTATGGGTTTGGACAACGTTAACATCACAATCCATGATGTACTCGCTGGAGAGGCAAAAATAGATGACGCAATATATACTACCGAGTATGAGAATGTCCATGTTATACCTGCGGCAGTTGACTGGGAGCACGTAATAAAGGCAGACCCAAGAAACCTTCCAAGCATTATTAAACCTCTGAAAAGCAGGTTTGACTTTATTCTAATCGACTGCCCAGCAGGTCTCCAAATGGATGCCATGAGTGCAATGCTCAGTGGGGAAGAAGCTGTAATTGTAACAAATCCAGAGATCTCATGTATAACTGATTCAATGAAAGTTGGTATTGTTCTTAAAAAGGCGGGGCTTGCCATTTTGGGATTCGTGCTAAACAGATATGGGAGAAGTGAAAATGATATACCTCCAGAAGCAGCTGAGGAAGTTATGGAAATTCCGCTCTTAGCAGTAATTCCAGAGGATCCGGCAATTAGGGAAGCCACACTGGAAGGAGTCCCAGTTGTGGCATATAAACCTAAATCAGAAGGGGCAAAAGCATTTATGGAGCTTGCAGAGAAGATTACGCGTATAGCAGGCTACAAAGCAAGGGTGATGTATTAATGATTTTAACCTTTGTAGGAACTGCAGGAAGTGGCAAGACGACAATAACACACACATTTGGAAAATACTTAGAAAAAGAAGGATACACAGTTGGTTATGTAAATTTGGACACAGGAGTTAAAAAACTGCCTTACAAACCAAACATAGATGTCAGGGAAACCGTAACTGTCGAGGAGATAATGAAAGAAGGTTATGGGCCCAACGGAGCTATTGTGGAAAGCTATGATAGATTAATGCCACATATTGAAAGATACATCACTAAAATTCTGGAGCTTGAGCGGGGAAAAGATTACGTTCTCATTGATACCCCTGGCCAAATTGAAACATTCCTTTTCCATGAATTTGGGGTTAGACTTATGGAAAATCTTCCAGCTCCCCTTGTTGTATACCTATTTAGCCCCGAAGTTCTAAGAAAGCCCCACGATTATTGTTTTGTCCGTTTTTTTGCCCTTATGATTGATTTAAGGCTTGGCTCAACTACAGTTCCAGCTTTGAATAAAGTGGATTTGGTTGATAATTTGGAGAGGCATAAGCAATATCTTGAGGACATGGAGTACCTAACATCCCGTCTAAAGCTTGATTCCTCAACACAGGGGCTGTTGGCATACAAACTATGCACATTTTTGCCGGAAGTATCTCCACCTGTTCGAATCCTTTATCTGTCGGCAAAAACAGGAGAAGGATTTGATGATCTGGAGACCATTGCATATGAACACTACTGCACCTGTGGGGATTTGACTTAGTTCAATCTTGCTCCAGAGTTCCACACGCTTTTTCAGAGCATGCCTTGATTTACTGAAAACGTTTGCAAATAGAAAGGAAAAAGTCTTTTCTATTTTTGGCTATATCTTACCATTCCAGAGGTGAAGAAAATGTGCCTAATAGCAGGAGGTGTGGGAAAGAGTCTTAAAGAACGGATTGTCAAGATGATCTTTGCTGGCAAGCACAGGGGAGAAGACTCTTTTGGTGTGTGGACTGATGAAGGAGTTTTAAAAAGTCGGAATTTCTCCAAAGTTTATGAAATCCCGAACGGTAATATAGCACTTCTCCAGTGCAGATTAGCAATGACCGGCTCAAAAGAATTCACTCAACCGTTTTACAACGAGTTTGTTCTCGTCCACAATGGAGAGATTTACAATCATACTCAAATCAGGGAATATCTGGAAAATAAAGGGATCTCATTTGAAAGCAACGTTGACAGTGAGGTCATTTTGAGACTTTTAGAATTTTTAATTCATGAAAAGGACATGTCCTATGTGACTGCGGTTAAAAAAAGTATGAAAATACTAAACGGTGATTACGCAGTTGCTTTTTCTGATGGAAGAGAAATTTATCTTTTCAGAGACCCTATTGGAATCAGACCCTTATATTATTCACCAAACGGCTTCTTTGCCTCTGAGAAGAAGGTCTTATGGAGTATTGATGAAAACGCTATTCCAGTAAATCCAGGTGAAGTTGTTAAGATTTCAAAAGGGAAGGTTGAGAGATTTAAGGTCTTTAATATCCTTGAGCTGAGAGATAGTTTCTTTCCCTACGAGAGAGCAAAGAAATCACTAATTAAAAGTCTGGAATACTCTGTAAAAATAAGGGTAGGAAAAAAGACTGGCGTGTTGTTTTCTGGGGGGTTGGACAGCTCGCTCTTAGCTTTGCTTTCATCAAAGTATTCCAACGTTACCCTTTACGCTGCGGGAGCAGAAGGGAGTCAAGATTTAGAGTGGGCACGAAAAGTGGGTGATATGCTGGGATTGAAGCTGAAGGAATATGTTTTTGACATTAGTGACGTTGAAGAAGTTATTCCAAAGGTGGTCTTTGCTATTGAAGAACCTAACCCCATGAATTTAGCAATAGGAATTCCTCTCTATTTTGCAACAAAACTGGCAAAAGAGGACAACCGCAAACTCCTGCTTAGTGGGCAGGGGGCTGATGAGCTCTTTGGAGGATACTTTAAGTATCTGGAAAATCCAGGACTCATGGAAAAGGATCTGATTGAACTTGGAGAAAAAAACCTGGCAAGGGATGACAAAATAGCAATGCTTAATAGCGTAGAAGGAAGGTTTCCATTTCTGGATCTAAATGTTGTCAGAACAGCGTTGAGAACCCCCATTGGATTCAAAATAAAGAACGGGATCAGAAAAGCAATTTTAAGAGAAGTGGCATTTGAATTAGGATTGCCAAAAGAAGTTGCATACAGAGAAAAGAAAGCCTGCCAATATGGAACAAATTCGCAGAAAATACTACAGAAAATTGCAAAAAATAAGGGGATGAAGACCAAAGAATTCGTACACAGAGTATTCAATGAAGTATTTAAACACTGATAAACGATCCTAAACTCTCTTTAACATCTACAGATATACGGAGCCACCAGCTAACACTTTGGTAAACAATTTCAGAGTTAAAGCTACGATTTCATGAAAAAAGCTTAAATATTAGACCTCCGTACAAATTAACGAAGGTGTAAAGTGATGATGAGAAAAAAAGTCTTAACAACATCCTTAGTCATGATCTTCATGCTTTCACTAATCCCAATATCACACGCTGCGGATGTTAACATAGTGATACTTGTGAGTGATAATGAGGCAGATTCAACTTTAGCCGATAGTGTCGCAAACATTATTAATGCTTACGCAGTTATTAAAGTCCCTTGGGGAATCTACAACCCAAACTATTCTGCTGAAGTATTAAAATATGCCCCCGATAAGGTTATAATAATTGGAGGACCCACAGCAGTTCCAATTGATTATGAAAAAGATCTTGAAGAGATGGACATCCCCTTCGAGAGATGGTACGGAAAGAACAGATATGAAACCAATCTGGTGGTGGTTCAAAAGCTTAAGGAGGAATTCCCCGAAGAATTTTCCCAAATAGAGACAGTCTACATTGTACATGGTAGGGACGTCCTTAGCATGCTTATGCAGAGGTGGCTTGATGCATTACCCAATGTGGCTAAGTACAAGTCAATTTGGGTATTTACAGGAGATGGGTACGAGAATTTAAGCCTTCAAGTTCTTGATGATATACTCGAAGCATCGCAGGGACGCCCATGGGTTGAGGTGATAGTAACTTCAAGATGGATTCAGCTGGAGCATAAAAAAGTTCCAAAACCTCTATTCAATATTAACACAGATGAAATTGCCAATTTTCTAAGGAAGAAAGGATATGAAGTAACTGTTGGTAATTACACGCGCGGAACGTATTTTACTATCAAGTATGCAGGCACAATAGGTCAGGTTGTCTTAGAAACTCTGAAACTTGTGGACAACAAAACGCAAGTAGCAGAAAACTTCCTTGATGGTCTCGATATACCTGAAGCGAAGAAGAGACTCAACATGGCAAAAGAACAGATCACAAAAGCCTGGAAGCTTTACAGTCTGGGCAACTATCAGGAGGCTTATCTTCTTGCAGTTGCAGCAAACAGAAATGCTGACTTCGTAATAAGTATGTCCGCTAAAGAGTGGAACAAAATTGCCCAGATGTCTCTGAACTATGCACTTAATAGGGAGGTTTTAAGGCTCGAGGCGAGAATCAACGCATTAAAAGTCCTCGGCATTAATACCGAGAGCGTGGAGGAAGTTTTAGCAGAGATAAAATTAGCGATAAAATCCAAAAACTACTCAAAAGCCCTCAAACTTATCAAAGAAGCAAAGGAAGAGCTTAGAGAAATGTTTATCAATGAAAAGAGACACCCTCTCCCGGTACCCCCAGATCACAGAGAAGAAAGAGGGGGACATGCTAAAAATCCAAGACCATAATTTGGCATTTAACTAAAACTTTTTAATTTCTTGTTCTTTTATCTGAGCAGAGGATGGAAAGATGAGAATTCTCATGGTTGGGCATTACCCTCCACACACAGGTGGAATTGCGAGACACCTTGATAAGTTAGTTAGGGAGCTTAGAAAGAGGCACGAAGTACATGTTCTTACATATGGCCCCATAATCCCCAGAAAATTTGAATCGGAATTTGTCCATCAGGTTAAACCTCCAAACATTTTTGGGGTAAGAGGTATAAGCTTTACTTTCTTGGCATCTAAAAAAATTCGGGAGCTTCACAAAAAATACAGATTTGATATCATACATGCCCACTATATAGGAACAACCACATATGCTGCAATATTAGCCAAGAAACATGTTAAAGTTCCAGTAGTTATTACAGCACACGGCAGTGATCTTGATTTCATGTCCAGACTGCCTTTAGGCACATATTATGTGAAAAAAAGCCTGAGTGAAGCAGATAGAATTATAGCTGTTAGCCATTACTTGGCTAAAAAGGCACTCTCTCTTGGTGCAAAAAAGGTTTATGTTGTTCCAAACGGAGTCGGGAAACTTCAATATGACGGGAGGGAGAGGAAGTTCATAACCTTTATTGGAGCACTGAGGCACTATAAAAGTCCAGAAACAGTGCTTAAACTTGCCGAAGCTTTCCCCAACGAGCAGTTCTTAATTGTTGGGGATGGTCCTCTTAAAAAGGTTTTAGAAGAAAAAGCTCCTTCTAATGTCAAATTTTTGGGCTATAGAAGGGATATAGAAAATATTCTTTCGAAAACCAAAATCTTAATCTTGCCTTCCAAACGAGAAGGTTTTGGACTGGTAATAGTTGAAGCAAACGCCTCAGAAGTTCCAGTAATTGGAAGAAAGGTAGGAGGTATTCCAGAGCTAATCCGAGAGGGCAAAAATGGGGTTACATTTGAAAAATTTGAAGAGTTGATTGAAAAGTTTCAAGGGATGCTGACTCCAAAAAAACAGCGTAAAATGGGAGATTTTGGAAAAAAGATCTCTGAAAAGTATACATGGAAAGCCATTACAAGACAAATTGAAGCAATTTACGAATCTACACTACACTTTCCTTGAGCTCCCTAATCCTGCTAACAGCTTTGTAAAACTCGTTAATATCGATCTCGTAAACCAATGTCCTACCCTGATATTTTGTTAAAAACCTAACACTTCCATTCTCATCATCAACTGAGTATTCAACTAAGAGTCTCAGCTTGTCACAGACATCGATGAATTCCTCCAAAGACTTCACTCTTACTTCGTCCCCTTCCAACTCCTGCATCTTAACCTCAAGAAAAGGCGTGTTGGGGAATAACCTTTTTAGCTCTCTCATCGAGTATTTAAATGCATAATCTGACCTGCTCACCATGGGAAACACCGAGAGTAATTAATATCATAAGATTAAATAAAGATGTTGGAAGTGAGGGTTATGACGATTGTAATAAATATGAGAGACAGAGTTGATAATAGAAAAATCAAAATTGCCGCAAAGTTCATTAGAGAGGGTAAACTTGTTGCATTTCCAACTGAGACAGTGTATGGACTTGGAGCCGATGCATTAAACGAGAAAGCAGTTAGGAGAATTTTTGAGGCAAAAGGCAGGCCTGCTGATAATCCTCTAATTGTGCACATAGCTCGGTTTGAGCAGCTATATGAGTTGGCAAGAAACGTTCCCAGAGAAGCCGAAATTCTGGCAGAGCACTTCTGGCCGGGGCCTTTAACTATAGTGCTGCCGAAAAAAGACAATGTCCCTAAAACTACAACAGGTGGGCTTGATACTGTGGCAATAAGAATGCCCGCTCATGAAATTGCCCTAAACCTAATTAAAGCGAGTGGAAGACCAATAGCAGCCCCTTCGGCCAATATAAGTGGTAAACCCAGTCCCACCTTAGCAGAACATGTAGTGGATGACTTTTATGGGAGGATAGAGTGCATAATTGACGGGGGAGAAGTAAAAATTGGAGTCGAGTCTACGGTTTTAGATCTAACAACAAAGCCACCCACTCTTCTGAGACCGGGAGGCTTGCCCTTAGAGGAGATAGAAAGGATCATTGGAAGAATAAAAATCCATCCGGCTGTAAAAGGTAAAACTGTAGATATTGCAAAAGCTCCAGGAATGAAGTACAAGCACTATGCTCCAAATGCCCAAGTGATTGTAATTGAAGGGAACAGGGAAAAAGTTAAAGAGAAAATCAAGGAGCTTTTGAAGGAATACAAAAAAAGAGGGATAAAAGTCGGTATTATGGCTACTGGAGATTTTTATGAGGCTGATGCATATGTAAATCTGGGAAATAGTGAAGAGGAAGTAGCAAAAAATCTCTTCAGAGCCCTGAGGGAACTTGATAAATCTGGAGTTGATGTAATCCTTGCAGAAGGAATAGAAGAGAAAGGTCTCGGATTAGCAGTAATGAACCGTCTCAGAAAAGCTGCCGGATACAAAATAGTTAGAGCATAACCCTTTTATCTAATGAGAGATAATGCTTAAATAATGCAAAGAATATAAAATTAAGGCTTGAAGGGAATTGCAATCATGAAGAGGTGAGAATCTTGCCATTTAACCCATTCACTTCAAGTCCAGAGGACTTAGAAGGTATTGGTTACAAGCGCATTACAGATGGAAAAATCAAGGAGGGGCTAAAATATCTCATTAAAGCCGCAAAGGGATATGAAGAAATTGGAAAACTCATGGATGCGGCAAGACTTTATAAGTATATTGGAGTTTCCCTTCTGAACAAAACCAAAACCCCACAAAAAGCACGACCGTTTCTTCTCAAAAGCGCTTATATGTACCTGCACCTGATTGAAGAAGAAATTGAAAAAATAGAGATAAACCTCATAAAACTTGAGGATTTCTGCTTAAATGTGCTTGAAATCTTTACTCTCCTGAATGACGAGAAGAACCTGAAAAAATACACCAGAGAATTTGCAGTGATGTATGAGGACCTCGCCAATGCATACCTTGATACTGATGATATAGAATCTGCAATCGCCGCGTATGAAACATCGTATAGATATTACAAGCTTATTGGGGATTTAGATGGGGTTCGTATAGCTGCAGAGAGACTTATAGATCTGTATGGAAAGTTAGCCGAGCAGTATCTCGAAAATGGTTATTATAATGAAGCGGGGGACACATTTTTCAGGCTGGGATACTTTGTTAAGGATCTCTTTGATTACGATTCCCATTTTATAGAGATCCTTGACACCGCTGGAAAAAACTACGAGAGAGCAAGCAAGGAAGCATATGCTGAAGGAGACCTCGATCAAACCACGGAAAGATTGCTTAAAGCAGAATACGCCTATCTCTTAGCAAGAAACTTCAATAGAGCAAAGCTGATAGGGCTGAATGTTAGCAGAATGCTGTATCAGCTTGTAAACAGTTACAGAAGCAAAGGGAAATTTGAAAAAGTTGGGGATAAATTGTTGCAACTTGCAGAAGCATTAATTGGTGTGGGAAAAATTGAAAATGGACTGGAGGTATATAAAACCGCCCTTGAAGAGTCCAAGGGCAAGATAAACTATAGAGTCAGAATTAGAACTGCGCTGCTTCGGTATCTTGCAGCTAAGAAAAAGGATGTTACAATACTTGAACGGATAGAGCAGATAGAATTCTATTCAAAACGTGCGGATTATATAAAAGCCTTAGAAATTGCAGAGAAGATAATTAGTGAATATCCTGAGCTAAAAGAAATTAAAAACAAATTATACCATGCAGAAGGTATAGTCACTGGTTGATCCCCGCCCTTCTGTACCCCCTCCTTCTTGTGTCTCCCAAAAAGAAAACCTCTTCAACAAGTCCCTTCTGCTTTAAAATTCTCAATGCGTAGCGAACGGTTCTTTCCGAAAGAGACGTCAGACGGGCAATTTCCTTAGAAGAGAGCGGTTTTTCACTTAAGCTCTCAAAAACTCGTATTGCTGAGGTAGGTAAAGCAAACTACATCCCCCCTCATTGTCACCACCACTAAAAAGTTTAGAAGAGGGGTTATAAAGTTTCCGATTAAGGCAAAGATTCACTCCCTTGGCTTAAGTGCAACCCTTGGGAGGGGAATGTGATATGGAATCTTCATGTCTTTTGCAGCGATCATTAAAAAGGGGCTGATCTCATTTGTTATGAAGTTGACAACTTCAGCAAATACCTCCGGTCTAACTTTTTTCTCCTTCTCCCAAAGATCAAGGATCCCATCAATCTGCTCTTTCTGAGGAGGCAGGTAGAACACCATTCCCTCAACCACAGCACTTGCGACCTCGGGACGATAATTTATTCTATATTCAAAAAGAATCTCAATTCCGTTTACCTTCCCCGTAGGCATTCTCAGCTCCCCAAGTCTGACTTCTTTAATCTGTGGGGAAAGGTTAACTTCAACCCTACCGATTACTCCTCCTTTTTTCTCAATCTGTATTTTGGTAATGTTTATTCCCAACACTGGCATCTTTTTCACCACTCCAACTTCAACTGATGCTTATAAAACCTTATTGGTTCCCCCAGCTAAAAGTTAAAAGTCCACATGAATAGTCTAAATCATGCCGAGAGAAAAAGTTGTTCGCGTCTGGGATGAGCGGGAGATAGTGTATTCTCCGAAGAGATGGCGCTATTTGTGGGAAAAGCGAGAGAAAGCGCTGCAGATCATGGAGCGCTTAGCTCAGTTTGATCCCCACGTTTATGGAAGCGTTGCAAGGGGAGACGTTAGGAAGGATAGCGATATAGATATTGTTATTCCTTACAAAGTGCCAAGCTATCTAATTGAGCTTGCCCTTGAAGGGATATCAATTCAAGCAAGAAGAATTGTTATGGCAACTCCATGGCACCTCATAAAGGGACATATTGAAATTGATGAGGAAACAACCGTGACATTCTTTTTGACAAATCCCACAGATAAAGAGCTTGAATTCTACAAATGGGGCGGAATGGTCGATATCTGGGGAGTAAAAACCAAGCAGAGAGTTCCGGGGGTTAATAAAAAGCTGATCCTGATTATTCCGACAGAAAAGGGACATATTGAGAGGGAAGTTGTTGGGAGGGAAAGTGAAGTTGCAAAGATTATCGGTGTAAGTGTGGAGCTTGTCAAAGAGAGGGTGCACATCCTAACAAGAAGAGACGCAATTGGGAGGACAGGAGTTTACCTCAACGAAGAAGTTCCGGACTGGATGAGCTTTGAAGAAGCTTTAAAGATGATAGCTGACAGAGACCCAAACATCAGGAGAAAAGTTAGGGAGAGCGGAGGAATTTAAAGCAATGCAACAGCCCTAACAGGACTTCCGGAACCGTTTTCAATCTTAAGTGGAAATGCAATGAAAGTAAAGTTTTTCCCAATCAGCTTTTCAAGGTTTGCCAAATTTTCAAAAATTGGAATCTCAGCAGAGAGGAGCACTCTGTGAACCTCCTCGTTGCCAATGCTCATTCCATCAGTTCCAACAGCCTTAATCCCAGCATTGACTAAAAACTCAGCAAGCTCTACACTTAGCTCTCTCCCTCCCGAATAAAACAGCACAATTTTTCCTTCTAAGTCTGTTTTGGGAACTTCTTTAATAATTACTTCACCCTGACCATTAGAGACATCAACGACGATAGCTCTTCCAAAGAACTTCTCTAAAGGAAGTCCATCCACAGCTTTTCCACCTTTTATGAAGTGTGCTGGAGCGTCAACATGAGTCCCGCTGTGCTCTCCAAAGCAGAGAAGATTCATGTAGTATCCCTCCTTTTCAAGGCTTGTCCACTCTTTAATTTTGATCTCCGGATCACCTGGAAAAACTTCAAGCTCTTCGCTCAAAGTTTTTGTTAGATCAACAATCATTGCCCCCACCAATTGATTTTTAACACCTGAGCCTTAAAAGTAAACAGGTGATAACATGGACTGCACGAAAGATTATTGCGTTAAGGATATTAACTTGGCTCCAGAAGGAGAGAAGAAAATTGATTGGGTTTCTCGATT
This genomic window contains:
- a CDS encoding nucleotidyltransferase domain-containing protein — its product is MPREKVVRVWDEREIVYSPKRWRYLWEKREKALQIMERLAQFDPHVYGSVARGDVRKDSDIDIVIPYKVPSYLIELALEGISIQARRIVMATPWHLIKGHIEIDEETTVTFFLTNPTDKELEFYKWGGMVDIWGVKTKQRVPGVNKKLILIIPTEKGHIEREVVGRESEVAKIIGVSVELVKERVHILTRRDAIGRTGVYLNEEVPDWMSFEEALKMIADRDPNIRRKVRESGGI
- a CDS encoding helix-turn-helix domain-containing protein — encoded protein: MRVFESLSEKPLSSKEIARLTSLSERTVRYALRILKQKGLVEEVFFLGDTRRRGYRRAGINQ
- a CDS encoding cyclase family protein; protein product: MIVDLTKTLSEELEVFPGDPEIKIKEWTSLEKEGYYMNLLCFGEHSGTHVDAPAHFIKGGKAVDGLPLEKFFGRAIVVDVSNGQGEVIIKEVPKTDLEGKIVLFYSGGRELSVELAEFLVNAGIKAVGTDGMSIGNEEVHRVLLSAEIPIFENLANLEKLIGKNFTFIAFPLKIENGSGSPVRAVALL
- a CDS encoding L-threonylcarbamoyladenylate synthase is translated as MTIVINMRDRVDNRKIKIAAKFIREGKLVAFPTETVYGLGADALNEKAVRRIFEAKGRPADNPLIVHIARFEQLYELARNVPREAEILAEHFWPGPLTIVLPKKDNVPKTTTGGLDTVAIRMPAHEIALNLIKASGRPIAAPSANISGKPSPTLAEHVVDDFYGRIECIIDGGEVKIGVESTVLDLTTKPPTLLRPGGLPLEEIERIIGRIKIHPAVKGKTVDIAKAPGMKYKHYAPNAQVIVIEGNREKVKEKIKELLKEYKKRGIKVGIMATGDFYEADAYVNLGNSEEEVAKNLFRALRELDKSGVDVILAEGIEEKGLGLAVMNRLRKAAGYKIVRA